CGACTCGGTCCGTTTCGGGTGTCGGCGGACGCGTGGCGCGAGCTCGCCAACGAGGCGTGAGTCGTCGTGCTCTCGATCGATACGAATGTCCTGCTGTATGCCCAAAACCAGGATTGCCCCGAACACGATGCCGCCGTCGCCTTCCTCGCCGGGTGCGCCGGTCGCACCGACGTCGCAGTCTGCGAGCTCGTGCTTATGGAGCTTTATCAATTGCTGCGGAACCCTACGGTGGTGACGCATCCGCTCGATGGCCCCGAGGCGGCCGAGGTCTGCCAGACGTTCCGTCGCAACCGGCGCTGGGCGCTCATCGAGAACGCCCCGGTGATGAACGATGTCTGGGTGTTGGCGGCCACGCCCGGCATTGCTCGCCGGCGCCTCTTCGACGCCCGGCTGGCACTGACATTGCGCCACCACGGTGTCGACGAGTTGGCTACCCGAAATATCAACGACTTCACCGACTTCGGCTTCTCCCGCGTGTGGGATCCGATAACGTCGGACCACTGATCCCGCGGGCTTCTCAGCCGCCGACCACACACACGTCCCGTGGTCGTCGCGGTGCCTATCCTGCGGGTCTCGCCGTCGAGCGGTGTGCGCAGTGGCGTTTAGCCGTGGCGGGCTGCCTCCTGGGCGAGCTGCACGCGGGAGGTCAGGCCCAATTTGGTGTAGACGTGGGTGAGGTGGGACTGCACGGTGCGCGGTGAGACGAAAAGCCGTGTGGCGATGTCGTTGTTGGCGAGTCCCTCGCCGACCAGCTTTACGACGTCGCGTTCGGTGGGCGTGAGCGAGGCCCAGCCGCTGGCAGGCCGTTTGCGTTCGCCGCGGCCGCGCTGTGCGTAGGCGATCGCCTCCTCGGTCGACAACGCCGCGCCCTCGGCCCAGGCGGCATCAAAGTCCTTTTCTCCCATGGCATCTCGCAGCGCTGCCCCCCGGGTACGTATCTACGACCCAGCAACGCAAATCTGCGCCACCAGGGGATCGACTAGTGGGCTTAGGCGATCTGGATGCCCAGAATTAATGCGAGGCCGCGTTCGATTTGATCCATCGTGTCGGGCGCCACGGTGCCCAGGCGCTCCAGTAGACGGGTGCGAACGACGGCGCGGATGCCGCGGCACACGGCGACGCTTTTAGTGTCCACGCCTTCGGTGAGTGAGATGTGTGGCCGCAATGGATTGTGGGTCAGTGAGCTCGACACCGGTACCACGACGATGAGTTCGTCGCCAATGCCGGTGAGGATGTCATCGACGGAGACGACGACGGCGGGGCGGTGCTTGCCGGGTTCGCCGGCGCGGGCGGCGCCGAGGGCGACGAGCCAAAGCTCGCCGCGTTGCGGGTCAGGCAAGGGCGTCGCCGACCGTGGCGGCGTTCAGGCGTGGCGTGCCGCTTCTTGGACCAGTTGTACGCGCGATGTGACTCCGAGTTTGGCGTAGACGTGGGTGAGGTGGGTTTGCACAGTGCGCGGTGAGACGAAAAGCCTTGTGGCGATGTCGTTGTTGGCCAGCCCTTCGCTGACGAGCTTTACCACGTGGCGCTCGGTGGGGGTGAGCGAGGCCCAGCCGCTGGTGGGGCGTTTACGTTGGCCGCGGCCGCGCTGGGTGTAGGCGATCGCCTCCTCGGTGGACAACGCCGCCCCCTCGGCCCAGGCGGTGTCAAAGTCCT
This Mycobacterium xenopi DNA region includes the following protein-coding sequences:
- a CDS encoding type II toxin-antitoxin system VapC family toxin produces the protein MLSIDTNVLLYAQNQDCPEHDAAVAFLAGCAGRTDVAVCELVLMELYQLLRNPTVVTHPLDGPEAAEVCQTFRRNRRWALIENAPVMNDVWVLAATPGIARRRLFDARLALTLRHHGVDELATRNINDFTDFGFSRVWDPITSDH
- a CDS encoding type II toxin-antitoxin system PemK/MazF family toxin, which encodes MPDPQRGELWLVALGAARAGEPGKHRPAVVVSVDDILTGIGDELIVVVPVSSSLTHNPLRPHISLTEGVDTKSVAVCRGIRAVVRTRLLERLGTVAPDTMDQIERGLALILGIQIA